In Buchnera aphidicola (Eriosoma grossulariae), a genomic segment contains:
- the argS gene encoding arginine--tRNA ligase — MNIQKILSKHVKLALINSGIPQHYDPVIIQSLKKQKGDYQINGIMKIAKNLTISPMILAKKVIANICLYNICDHIEISEPGFINIYLKTTWIEKKLEEIIQCSRLGIYHSKNPKKIVIDYSSPNIAKEMHVGHLRSTIIGDTMVKIMEFYGHKVIRANHIGDWGTQFGILLAYLQNEKKINTLKKINLKALEKYYKLSKKMYLDNEYFAELSRKYVVKLQKKDKKIYLLWKRIVNVTIIENEKIYKILNTTLRNKDIKGESAYHNMIPDIIQDLKKKKLAVEKNNSIVVLIDNMKNKKNHTMGVVIQKKDGASLYASIDLACLKYRSNILNAHKIFYYTDSRQVPYLRNICEIAKKAGYINDNIQIIHHYFGMILSNNNKPFQTRSGNTIKLTDLIKESIERTKIIIKNKNPLLSEEEIQNKSAKIGIGAIKYADLSKNRTSNYIFNWNQILLLEGNTALYIQYTYTRILSIFRKGNISMFKLPNGINLKQKLEKKLGLKILQFEETIEQVKKSGYPHLICQYLYELSVLYSNFYQNYPILFLSESNVTLSRLKLSLLTAKTIKKGLYLLGIKTIRFL; from the coding sequence ATGAATATACAAAAAATTTTATCTAAACATGTTAAATTAGCATTAATTAATAGTGGTATTCCACAACACTATGATCCGGTGATAATTCAATCATTAAAAAAACAAAAAGGAGATTATCAAATCAATGGAATTATGAAAATCGCTAAAAATTTAACAATTTCACCAATGATCTTAGCTAAAAAAGTTATTGCGAATATTTGTTTATATAATATTTGTGATCATATTGAAATATCTGAGCCAGGTTTTATAAATATTTATTTAAAAACCACTTGGATTGAAAAAAAATTAGAAGAAATTATACAATGTTCTCGTTTAGGCATTTATCATTCTAAAAACCCAAAAAAAATTGTTATAGATTATTCTTCTCCAAATATAGCCAAAGAAATGCATGTTGGACATTTACGTTCAACAATAATTGGAGATACTATGGTAAAAATTATGGAGTTTTATGGTCATAAAGTTATTAGAGCAAATCATATCGGTGATTGGGGGACTCAATTTGGAATACTGTTAGCGTATTTACAGAATGAAAAAAAAATCAATACATTAAAAAAAATTAATTTAAAAGCATTAGAAAAATATTATAAATTATCAAAAAAAATGTATTTAGATAATGAATATTTTGCAGAATTATCTAGAAAATATGTAGTTAAATTACAAAAAAAAGACAAAAAAATATATTTACTATGGAAAAGAATAGTCAATGTAACAATAATAGAAAATGAAAAAATATATAAAATATTAAATACCACTTTAAGAAATAAAGATATAAAAGGAGAGAGTGCATATCATAATATGATACCTGATATCATACAAGATTTAAAAAAAAAAAAATTAGCAGTAGAAAAAAATAATTCTATTGTCGTATTAATTGATAATATGAAAAATAAAAAAAATCATACTATGGGTGTAGTCATTCAAAAAAAAGACGGTGCTTCTTTATATGCTAGTATCGATCTTGCTTGTTTAAAATATCGTTCTAATATTTTAAATGCACATAAAATTTTTTATTATACTGACTCTAGACAAGTGCCATATTTAAGAAATATATGTGAAATAGCAAAAAAAGCAGGTTACATTAATGATAATATTCAAATTATACATCATTATTTTGGAATGATATTATCTAACAATAACAAACCATTTCAAACTAGAAGTGGTAATACTATAAAATTAACAGATTTAATCAAAGAATCTATTGAAAGAACTAAAATTATTATAAAAAACAAAAATCCTTTATTATCTGAAGAAGAAATTCAAAATAAATCTGCAAAAATAGGTATTGGAGCCATTAAATATGCAGATTTATCAAAAAATAGAACAAGTAACTATATTTTTAATTGGAATCAAATTTTATTACTGGAAGGTAATACTGCTCTATATATTCAATATACTTATACTAGAATATTATCTATTTTTAGAAAAGGTAATATATCTATGTTCAAATTACCAAATGGGATTAATTTAAAACAAAAACTAGAAAAAAAATTAGGATTAAAAATTTTACAATTTGAAGAAACAATAGAACAAGTAAAAAAAAGCGGATACCCCCATTTAATATGTCAATATCTATATGAATTATCAGTATTATATTCTAATTTTTATCAAAATTATCCAATTCTTTTTTTATCCGAAAGCAATGTCACTTTAAGTAGATTAAAATTATCTTTATTAACTGCTAAAACAATTAAAAAAGGATTATATCTATTAGGTATTAAAACAATACGTTTTTTATAA